A stretch of Candidatus Neomarinimicrobiota bacterium DNA encodes these proteins:
- a CDS encoding SpoIIE family protein phosphatase, which translates to MNSEQKLRQFEVVQEQLSAIDAISNLLTSSSFDLETLLNEIVEIAAQTLESSASSLRLYNPDRGVMELKAVRGLSNQYIEKGPIVAEKSIYKEMIENRNQGGSVVQVSDVSVDERVQYLEEALEEGIKSMLALPMLQDGKVIGAISIFMSEPHEFDREEIRTFKILANQAAAAISIARLHRDLMSLEAIEHELKIAADIQNRFMPSTVPDIEGMSLAGWNRACQEVGGDFYDYIELPEDNIGIALGDVSGKGIPAALLMAAVRTSLRVQAENVYSMSEVIRRVNKALIKDTNLEEFTTLFYAVLDTSNWMMTYINAGHNPPLLFRNGDLIRLRTGGVPVGLFTDAVYKQETIEILPGDMLVVYSDGFSEAPDANWDEFGEHRIIDVIRQNCDLHPADIINKLEEAVTDYLSTEVNYSDDRTVVILKALDKK; encoded by the coding sequence ATGAATTCGGAGCAAAAATTACGGCAGTTTGAGGTGGTGCAGGAACAGCTGTCGGCCATAGATGCGATTAGTAACCTCCTGACCAGTTCCAGCTTTGACCTTGAGACCCTGTTAAATGAGATAGTTGAGATTGCGGCGCAGACGTTGGAATCTAGCGCCAGTTCGCTACGGCTCTATAATCCTGATCGGGGTGTAATGGAGCTGAAAGCCGTGCGAGGCCTGAGTAATCAGTATATCGAGAAGGGGCCGATTGTTGCAGAGAAAAGCATTTATAAGGAGATGATCGAGAACAGGAACCAGGGTGGCTCAGTCGTGCAGGTATCCGATGTCTCCGTTGATGAGCGGGTGCAATATCTGGAAGAGGCACTCGAAGAGGGGATCAAATCTATGCTGGCCCTGCCGATGCTCCAGGACGGAAAGGTGATTGGGGCCATCTCCATTTTTATGTCCGAGCCACACGAGTTTGACCGGGAGGAGATCCGGACGTTTAAAATCCTGGCGAACCAGGCTGCAGCAGCCATCAGCATCGCACGGTTACACCGGGATTTGATGAGCCTTGAAGCCATTGAACATGAGCTGAAAATTGCAGCGGATATACAGAACCGGTTTATGCCGTCCACAGTCCCGGATATCGAGGGCATGAGTTTGGCGGGATGGAATCGTGCCTGTCAGGAAGTCGGCGGCGATTTTTACGATTATATTGAATTGCCGGAAGATAATATCGGCATAGCGCTGGGTGACGTGTCCGGGAAAGGCATTCCGGCCGCGCTGCTCATGGCGGCGGTCCGGACGTCCCTGCGGGTACAAGCGGAAAACGTTTACTCAATGAGCGAGGTAATTCGACGGGTCAACAAGGCGCTCATCAAGGATACGAACCTGGAAGAGTTTACGACGCTTTTTTATGCAGTGCTGGACACCTCCAACTGGATGATGACCTATATCAATGCAGGACACAATCCGCCGCTGCTTTTCCGAAATGGCGACCTGATTCGTCTCCGGACCGGGGGGGTGCCGGTGGGGTTGTTTACGGACGCGGTCTACAAGCAGGAAACGATTGAAATTCTCCCGGGTGATATGCTGGTAGTGTATTCGGACGGATTTTCCGAGGCACCGGATGCCAACTGGGATGAATTCGGGGAACATCGGATCATCGATGTGATCCGTCAAAACTGTGATTTACATCCTGCTGATATCATCAATAAACTGGAAGAGGCCGTGACCGATTACCTCTCCACCGAAGTGAATTACAGCGATGATCGCACGGTTGTTATTCTGAAGGCATTGGACAAGAAATAG